The Streptomyces sp. NBC_01298 genome contains the following window.
ACGCCCGTGACCGCGGCACCTGGAAGCCCCCCGCTTCGCCTCCCGCGACCAGGCGGACCCGAAGGCGTCCGTCCCGCTCCGACGTATCGGCCTGCACCTGCGGTCGGCACCCCTGGGCCTGGTCGCTGCGGAGCTCCAACCAGGCCAACGCGACCATCCGCGGCATCGGCGAGCCGGCCGGGACTCTGTTCTTCGGGCACCGGGCGAACGAGTGCGTGTGGGTCGCCGAGCCCGCAGGGACGGCGTCGGGCGCGGAGGCTGCTGCACCCGAGCCCATCCGGATCACCGCCGCTGAGGCAGGGGCGCTGCAGACCTTCCCCGCGGGCTATCCGTGGGCGGGTACGAAGGGTGCGCAGTTCAGCCAGATCGGGAACGCTGTCCCGCCGCTGCTGGCCGGCCATCTCCTTGCGCCGCATCTCGGCAAGACCCTGTCCCGCTCCGACTTCATCCTGGCGGCCTGATGCCCAACTCGCCAACCTCCGAGACGGACTTCGGCCTGGCGGACATCCCGCCGAACCCACCTGTCTACTTTGCCGAGCAGGCCCTTCTCGGCGGCCTTCTCCTCGACCCGCACCGGATCAAGGCGCTCGGGCCGCTCGGCCCGGATCATTTCGCCTCCGCCATCCACCGGGCAATATTCGCGGCGATGGCCGCGCTCCCCGCACCCTCTGCGGACCTCCACGCCAAGGAACCGGTGTGGATCACAGCAGTCCTCACCCACGCCCGCCCTCACGCGCGGGGGCTGACCCCCAGCTACCTTCACGCCCTAGCCGGGGCCTGCCCCGACCCGGCTCACGCCCCCGCGTACGCGCGGATGGTGCGCTCCGACCACGCCCGGCGGACCGTCCTCCTGCACGCCGGCCTCCTCGTCCAGGCGGCCACCGACCAGGGCCTGCCAGACCCGACCACCGTGGTACTGAGCCGGGTAGATGCTCTCGCCACGCTGCTCGATCAGCTGGCCGGCTCCTTCCCCTCCCACCCCGGCTCCCTACCGCGTACGGCACCGCCGGCACTTCCTGGCCTCCGGGTGAGACCCGAGGTCGCCGACGAGGAGCAGCTGCTGCTCTCGACTGCCACCACGTACCCGGAGGCTCTGGCGTTCATGCGGTGGCTGCGCCCGGAGGACTTCACCACCGCGCTGTACGGCGGCCTGTACCGGTGCCTGACGTCTCTGGCCAGCCGGGGCGAGCCGGTCGACAAGGTGACCGTGCTCTGGGAGGCGCAGCAGAACGGTCTGCTCACTTCCACGTTCGGACCGCAGGAGGCTTTGGAGCTGCTGGACAGCCCGGCGGGACCGCCGGAGCACTGGGGCGAGCAGATCCTGCGGCGTGCGCTCCTGCGCCACGCGCATCTCGCCGGCGTGCACGTCCAGGCCTTCGCTCAGGACCTGACGAACACGCCACATCAGGTGATCACCGGCAGCCGCCGGGCGCTCTCCCAGCTCGCCGGGGTCCGGGCCCGCTGGCAGCACGCCACGCACCAGCCGGCCTCGCCACGCCCACCTGTCCCCGCCTCCCGGGCCGGTCCCTCCCCACAACGGACCCGCGCCCCAGCCGCCTCCCCACGGCCTTCCCGATAAGCCCACCCCACCCGGGTCCGGCCGACCACCCGCCGGCCGGACCCGAGAAGCGAGCCGCATGACCGCCCGTACAGACCTCTCCGACGTCCGTCTCGCCCTTCACCCCGACCACAGCAGCGCCGTGGTCGCCACCCTCACCGCCCCCGAGCGCTACCTCGCCCGCTCCGTGCTCGCCAAGTACGGCTTCCGGGCGACCGGCGACTCGACCATGGTCCTGGCCCGAATCGACCACGATGAACCCCACCATGCCGACAAGGCCGCCGCGGCCCTCCGGGAAGGCGGCGCGATAGTCGAGGTCAGCGCCGCGCTCCAGGTGGAGATCGAGACGGAATGGACCTACGGCAACGCCCCAACACACTGGCAGTGGCTGACCCCTGAAGAGATCCGCGAGCACACCGGGGAAGCCCAGAGGATCCACGACGACATCCTCGCCGGACGCCTCACCATCCACCTCTTCTTGGGGCAGTTCAGATCTGTCTCATGAGGTGTCGCTCGGGCTGATGAACATGGTCCAGGAGCCGCTCGGCCCGCTGCTATCTCTCGTCTCCCGCGTTGTCTCACAAGGGGGATGGAGATGTTGCTGTTCTCGGTCGACTCGAAGGTGGCGAAGTGCCATCTGGAGAGTCCGCTGCTGGCCGGCGAGGAAGCGGCCAGGCTGTTGGTACATCGCTCGATCTCGGACGGGACCCCGATCTATCTGGACGACGAGACGATGATGCCGGTCGAGCCGTTGTGTTCGTGGGGCCGGAACATGTCGTACGCCGATCTGGCCCGGTCCACGCTGAAGGACTACGGACGGATCATGGCCCGCTTCGCTGGGCATCAGGAGGGCCGCGGCCGCGATGTTCTGGCGGCCACCGAGTCGGATCTGGTGGCGTTCAAGAAGGTCCGGACCTTGTTGCAGGAACGACCCATCGGCTCGTCGGCCTGGGGCAAGGAGTCCGGGCTGCTGGATCAGTTCTTCGGGTTCGCCGTCGATGAGGGGTATCTGCCGCAGCGGCCGGTGCGGGTGGCGGCTCGCGGTCGCAATGCACTCGCGCCCCGGGTGAGGCGGGGGATGGACATCCGGCATCTCACGCTCGATCAGTACCGCTATTTCCGCGATGTCGGCCTGGGCGGGCAACGGCCGGACTCCCAGGTCGACCGGACCTTTCGCGGCTGGGCACCTCACCGCAACCGCGCTGGCTCCGACATGGCCCTGGGCTCGGGGGCACGCTGGCAGGAGTGGGCAACGGTTCTGCTGCCTGAGCTCGGCATCGGGGTCAATCCCCCTGTACAGGCAGCCGAGTTCACGGTTCAAGCCTGCGCGAAGTACGGCAAGGCCCGCACCCTCTACGTCCCCGAGGACGCGGTCAGCTCGGTCGACACCTACGTGCTGCTCGAACGTCCGGAGCTGACGGCGGCCGCCGCCCCACGCCTGGGGCGGCGGCACCGGGACCTGTTCGTCGTCTCACCCATCGACCATGAGTCGGGCCGCATCCGCGGGGTCCTGGACGGAGTGTTGCGGGAGTTCGACATCCAGGCGATGCCCGCTGACCTCCGGAGGATCACCGTTCATGAGGGCGAGTACGGGCTGGAGGCGCTTGCGGTATTCGTCTGCCGCAGCGGCCTGATGCCCGGCGCCGACTCGTGGAAGCGCTACCGGCACGCGGCCTGGAGGCGGATGCAGGAGCACGCGAATTCGACGACGCCGCGGCTGCCTGCAAGGCGATGGCGCTGGCACGACCTGCGTCACACCCACGCTCTTCAGCTGCTGTCCTATCTGGAACGGCTGATGGACGGCGAAGAGCCGGATCACGCCGCACGGCGCCGTCGCCACGACCGCTACCTTTCGGGGCACATCCGGCACAACCCGCTGTTGATCGTCAGCCGCAGACTCGGTCACGCGAGCCCGGAGACCACCTATGCCTACCTTGAGTACACCGACGACCTGGTGAACGAGTTCGAAGAAGCGTTCGGCGGTTGGATCGGCGATGCGGACGAAGAGGCGACCTACGCGAAGATCGCCGCGCACGCCTTCGGTCTGGAGTCCGGCGATCGGGGTGGTCGGTGATGGGCCGGCGCCATGAATACGGCTCCCCGGCAGTCGGTGAGTACAGCGAGCGTGCTCCAGAGGAACTCCAGCCCACCGCCAGGATCGGGGTCCGTTCCGTGACCTGCGCGAAGGCGGGGGGCCGGTGCCAGGTGATCGAGCTCGATCCGGCAGCCTTTCGCTGCTCGCGACTGGCGGCCGAACTCGCTGACGAGTGGGTCGAATACGTCGAGGTCACCCAGATCACCGCGGGGCCGGCGGCCGCCTACCAGCGGGCTATCACCCGGTTCTGCACGAGGGTCGACGCCGAACTGGAGCACAGGGGGGCCGCGGAGTCGTTGGGCCTGGCCGATCCCCGCACAGTCCGGCTGCTGACGAAGTGGGAGCGGGGACTGGCGGGTACGTATCCGGCCGGTTCGACTTGGCCAGCCTATCTGGCAACGTCACTGCGGGCGCTGCTGGTCCGGCGGGATGACCATCCTGAGAGGCCCATGGACCCGGCTCTGGCCCGCACGGCCCGCGGTCCGCTGCTGGTCGCCTGGGGCGAGAAGGCCGAGCACGACGAGTTCTCCCGCAAGGACAAGCAGACCCTCGTCCGCGCGAGCTGGACGGCGGTCAACGAGTTGGAGAGGCGGCTGGCAGAGGGATGGCGGCTGGCAGAGAAGGGCCGGCATCCCGGCACCGGCAGCTGGCTGCACTTGCCCGATCTCCTCTGGGGTCTGGCCCATGGAGAGGTCACCCCGACGGACATGAGGCTGAACCTGCCGTCGGCGTCCGACTGGCCCGACGACCTGCGGAAGCGGGTGATGCGGCCGGACGGCCGCATCACCGTTCACACCGCGAAACAGAAACTCGTGCGTCACCTGCTCGCTCACCTCTATCCGACCACCCTCGACCTGCACGCCTTCCGCGTGCTGCTGATGGACGCGACAGGCCACACCTCCGAGGAGGTGACCGGCTTCGGCGCCAAGGACGTCGAGTTCTTCCCCAAGGGAGTTCGGCTGACGCTGGTGAAGAGGCGGGCCGGACGCGTTCGGCACCGCGCCTTCCGCGACGGCGCCATCACTCAGCAACCCGTTGAGGAGGCGTCCGCCGCCCACGAGATCACCGACCGACCCCGGCGCGAGGCCAGCGTGATCGTCCGCCGTCTTCTGGACGTCACCGCGAAGGTCCGCGAACAGCTACCGGAGGTCGACGACACGCTGTTCGTGAGGGCGGCGATGCTGCCCAACGAGATTCTCCTCTTCGACCGCTGGAACTTCGCGTCCCCTACCTCTTCCTTCGCGGCCTGGCTGGAGATCCGGGACATCACGGTCTCCGGCACCCCGCACATCGCCCGGCTGCGGAAGTCGACCAAGGTCGAGAAGGCGATCGTGGCCCGCGGGCGCCTCAGCGTTGCCGCCGACGACCACCTGGAGGAGACGTTCGCGGGGCACTATGCCCAAGGCACCACCTTGCGGGTCATTTCCGGAGAGGTCATCACCGCAGCTCAGGACCATTGGTTTCGGCAGGCCGTCGAGGGCCCCACGGTGATCGCAGCCGAGGCGAAGGACGCCGCGGACCGCGTCGGGTTGCAAGCCCTTGGCCTGCAACCCGACGAAGCCGAGGGAATCATCGGCGGCCAGCTCGACATGGGCCTGTCGCACTGCCGCGATCCACGGCAGTCGCCGTTCAGCCCGCCCGGAGAGCTCTGCGCGGTCGCCCCGCTGCGCTGCCTGGAATGCCGAAACGCCTGGATCCTCCCCAGCAATCTGCCCCAGCTCCTTCTCTTCAAGGAGCACCTGGAGCGGTTGAAGCAGCGGCTGCCACCTATCGCCTTCTCCGTCCAGTGGGGCCAGAGCTGGACGAACCTGCTCGCCGTCCTCGCCGACCGTCTACCCGAGGAGCTGGACCTGGCCCGCCGGCACATCGAGGAGGGACGCGAGGGCCTCCATCTTCCCCTCAACGCACACACGGAGTTCGAGCAGTGATCCTCAGCCAGCCCGCCGACCGCACCAAGCCGCTGTTCAGAGATGCTGAACTGGTTCTGCAAGGCCGTCCCCTGCGGGAAGGGGCCCACGGCGGAAACATGGCCCTGCCCCAGTTCGGCGACACCGAGGTCTGGGACTTCAACGACATTGTCCGCCGGCCGCCCAACCGCTCCCGCTGCAGCTGGAGAGTCCATTTCAGCGGCGAACTGACCGATCCGTTCTGGAACCTCCTGGCCCGCGAGGTCCTCATGGCCATGGCCAACCCTCAGCATGAGGCCCTCCACGACATCGGCGTACATCTCGGCTGTGACCACGCCAACGTCGCCACGCTAGTCCAGATCGTGTCGAAGCTCCGCACACTCATCGTCTGGGCCCGCAAGAAGGGCCTGCCTGACCGGCCCGCCGAATGGACCCACCACGACCTGCGCCGGCGGATCCAGGACCTTCACACAGTCCAGAAGCCGGGCACCGTGGTCTCGACCGTCACCTTCCTCAAGAAGATGGCAGTCCTCGGCCCTGCTCTCACCGGCGGCTGGCCCGCCGGTGACCCCTGGGAAGGCCGAAGTGCACGCCGGGTCGCCCAATGCCCTGGCAAGACCGAGCTGTCAACCGAGGCCGTCACGCCGGAGATCTGGTTCCCGCTTGTCCGCGCGGCTTGGGCCTACGTCCACACCTTCGCACCGGACATCCTGCGGGCCACCCGCCGCTACGAGGAACTGCGGAGCAAGGCCCAACCCTCGATCGTCGGGCGCAAAGCCGAAGTCGACGCCTGGCTCGACGACCCGGCGAACAAGATCCCGGTCTACTCCAACCGGACCCACAGCGACGGCAGCCCCCGCGTTCACTGGCACCTGCTGGACCTCCTCGTCGGCCTGCCCGGACGGAACAACGGCTACACCCTCGCCGGCGGCTCCCGATCACGTCGCCAGAAGGTCATGCAGGCCATCGCCGAGGGCCGGATCACCCACGAAGGACTCGTCCCTGCCCTGGCCACGGTCCACCGTCCCGACGGAACCACCGGTGCCTGGCACCCCGGCATTACCCCCAACAACCTGTTCCGTCTCCACCTTGCTCTCCGCAATGCCGCATTCATCCTGGTCGCGGCACTCTCGATGATGCGGGACTCGGAAATCCAGGCGATCGTCCGCGGCAGCGTCGTCGAGCACTACAACTCGCCCGCCATCGCCTCCACGCTCCAAAAGGGCCGCCCCGGCCTGCCCCGCAAGCACTGGTGGATCACCGAGCCGGTCGCCGAGGCCATCACGGTCGCCGAAGCTGTGTCTGTTCACGCCGAACGGGTCTTCGCTCCGCTCAGCAACCCGGCCGTCAACGTGGCCCTCCAGGGCACCGAAATGACCCAGAAGTTCATCGCCTTCGTCAACGCCGGCCGAGCCTGGTCAGGACTCGACGAAATCCCGCCAGGCAAGGCCCGACCCCACATGTTCCGCCGCACCATGGCCATGCTGACCGACCAATTCGCCGGCTCGGAGATCGCGCTCGGCATCCAGCTCAAACACGTCGCCACCCGAGCCCTCGCCAACCGCTCCACCCGCGGCTATGCCGCTTCCGACAGCGCCTGGGCCGAGCATCTCCAATCCGCTGTCGATGCTGCCAAATTCCGCCGCATCCGAGACCTCTACAGCGAACACACCAGCGGCAAGGCCATCGGCTTCGGCCCCGGAGCCGATCGAATCAAGGAGGCCTTCGACCAGATCAAGGAGACGGTCGCCGCCCGCGGCGGCGACGCCCGCGTCGAGGACAGCCTCCTACGCAAAGCTCGCATCACAATCCGCTTTGGGACGCTGAACCACTGCCTGTTCGACGAGATGAACCCGAATGGGGCCGTCTGCCTGGAGAACGCGATCGTTCCCAACGGCCACACTGGGCCCCTGGAAAGCCGCTGCCGACCCGACCGCTGCCACAACAGCATGATCGGCCCCGAACACGTCCCGATCTATGACTCACACCGTCGCACCCAGCTCAAGCTCCTGAAC
Protein-coding sequences here:
- a CDS encoding integrase, whose product is MALPQFGDTEVWDFNDIVRRPPNRSRCSWRVHFSGELTDPFWNLLAREVLMAMANPQHEALHDIGVHLGCDHANVATLVQIVSKLRTLIVWARKKGLPDRPAEWTHHDLRRRIQDLHTVQKPGTVVSTVTFLKKMAVLGPALTGGWPAGDPWEGRSARRVAQCPGKTELSTEAVTPEIWFPLVRAAWAYVHTFAPDILRATRRYEELRSKAQPSIVGRKAEVDAWLDDPANKIPVYSNRTHSDGSPRVHWHLLDLLVGLPGRNNGYTLAGGSRSRRQKVMQAIAEGRITHEGLVPALATVHRPDGTTGAWHPGITPNNLFRLHLALRNAAFILVAALSMMRDSEIQAIVRGSVVEHYNSPAIASTLQKGRPGLPRKHWWITEPVAEAITVAEAVSVHAERVFAPLSNPAVNVALQGTEMTQKFIAFVNAGRAWSGLDEIPPGKARPHMFRRTMAMLTDQFAGSEIALGIQLKHVATRALANRSTRGYAASDSAWAEHLQSAVDAAKFRRIRDLYSEHTSGKAIGFGPGADRIKEAFDQIKETVAARGGDARVEDSLLRKARITIRFGTLNHCLFDEMNPNGAVCLENAIVPNGHTGPLESRCRPDRCHNSMIGPEHVPIYDSHRRTQLKLLNNPALPVVRKELIGRELERTEAVLAKVHEETT
- a CDS encoding DnaB-like helicase N-terminal domain-containing protein, translating into MPNSPTSETDFGLADIPPNPPVYFAEQALLGGLLLDPHRIKALGPLGPDHFASAIHRAIFAAMAALPAPSADLHAKEPVWITAVLTHARPHARGLTPSYLHALAGACPDPAHAPAYARMVRSDHARRTVLLHAGLLVQAATDQGLPDPTTVVLSRVDALATLLDQLAGSFPSHPGSLPRTAPPALPGLRVRPEVADEEQLLLSTATTYPEALAFMRWLRPEDFTTALYGGLYRCLTSLASRGEPVDKVTVLWEAQQNGLLTSTFGPQEALELLDSPAGPPEHWGEQILRRALLRHAHLAGVHVQAFAQDLTNTPHQVITGSRRALSQLAGVRARWQHATHQPASPRPPVPASRAGPSPQRTRAPAASPRPSR